The following DNA comes from Microcella sp..
AGCGGTTCACCTCGAAGGTCACGAAGCCGTCGTTCATGTTGACGTTCTTGCGCATGAAGGCGAACGCGTCGTCGCTCGTCCATACCTGGCCCGTCTCAGGGTGGATCTTGCCGAGGTGCACACCGATGTCGAGCACGACACGCGCCGCGCGCATGCGCTGGCCGTCGAGCATCCCAAGGCGGTCGGCCGGGTCGTCGAGGTAGCCGAGCTCCTCCATGAGCCGCTCGGCGTAGAGCGCCCAGCCCTCCGCGTGCCCGCTCGTACCCGCGAGCAGGCGGCGCCACGAGTTGAGTTGCGCGCGGTTGTACACGGCCTGGCCGATCTGCAGGTGATGGCCGGGAACCCCCTCGTGGTACACGGTCGTCGTTTCGCGCCAGGTGTCGAACTCGTCGACGCCCTCGGGAATGCTCCACCACATACGGCCCGGCCGCGAGAAGTCGTCGGTGGGGCCGGTGTAGTAGATCGCTCCCCCGGCGGTGGGCGCGATCATGCACTCAAGCGCCTTCACCGGCTCAGGTATCTCGAAGTGCGTACGAGAGAGCTCGGCGATGGCGGTGTCGCTCAAGTTCTGCATCCACGCTTTGAGCGCGTCGCGGCCGTGCAGCTTGCGCGCCGGATCCTTCTCGAGGTGCGCGATGGCTTCCTCGACGCTCGCGCCGGGCAGGATCTCTCCCGCGACGCGCGTCTGCTCCTCGACCATGCGGGCGAGCTCCTCGATGCCCCACTCGTAGGTCTCATCGAGGTCGATCGTGGCCCCGAGGAACCGTCGCGACATGAGCCCGTAGAGCTCTCTGCCGACGGCGTCGTGCTCGTGAGCAGCCGGAGCGAGCTCTGACTCGAGGAAAGTAGCGAACGCGCCGTACGCCTCGGCAGCGGCTGCTGCACCCCGCTGCAGGTCGGCCCGCAGCGACTCCGGCACTTCGCCGCCCTCGATCGCGGCCTCGGCGGCGAATTCGGGGAAAAACCCGTCGGCGGCCGCGTTGCGGCGCGCCTGGGCAAGCACCTCGGTCACCTGGCGACGCGCCGGAGTGTTGCCGGCGGCGATGCCCTCGCGCAACGTCTCGGTGTAGCCCTCCAGAGCGCCGGCCACGTTGCCGAGCTTGCGGGAGATGATGCCCCAATCGTGCTCGGTGGCCGTCGGCATGAGGTCGAAGATCTCTCGGATGCCCTGCGCGGGCGAGGCGAGCACGTTGAGGTCGCGCTGATCCCAGCCGGCGGCGGCGAGTTCGAGGTCGAGCGAGAGCTCTGCAGACAGATCGGTGATCGTCACACGGTCGGTGTCGTCGACGGGAGTCGCCGCGGCGAGCTGTTCAAGAGCCGCGCGCGCCGCGTCTTCGTACGTGGCTCGCCCCGCGGGCGAGAAGTCCTGGTACTCGTCGAGACGTCCCTCGGCGCCGATGTACGTCGCAAGATCGGGGCTCAGCTCGACGAGCGTGGCGACCCACTGCTCGGCGATGGCGTCGACGTCGGTGGCGGGGCGTGAGGTTGCGCTGTCAGACATGCGTGCGAGCCTAACGCTCACCGTGCCGTGACCGGTATCAGCGCGCGGCCCGTCGGCCTGTCAGACACTCTGCCTGGCCGTTAGTGCGCGGCGTCATCCCAATCACGACCGATGCCGACCTGCACCTCGAGGGGCACGGCGAGCTCGGCCGCAGACCCCATGCGCGCGCGCACGATCGACTCCAGCGCCTCGTGCTCTCCGGGGGCCACCTCGAAGACGAGCTCGTCGTGCACCTGCAGCAGCAGGCGAGAACGGAGGGAGTCTTTCGCCATGTCGGCGGCGACGTCGATCATCGCGATCTTCATGATGTCGGCGGCAGAGCCCTGGATGGGAGCGTTGAGCGCTTGCCGCTCGGCGTTGTCGCGCAGAACGCGATTCGGGCTCGCGAGGTCGGGGAACGGCCTGCGGCGGCCGAAGATGGTCTCGGTGTAGCCGTCGGCGCGCGCCTGCTCGACGACGCTGCGCAGATAGTCGCGCACCGCGCCGAATCGAGCGAAGTAGTCGGTCATCAACTGCTTCGCCTCTTTCGAGTCGATGCGAAGCTGCTTGCTGAGCCCGAACGCGCTGAGCCCGTAAGCGAGGCCGTAGCTCATGGCCTTGACCTTCGTGCGCATCTCGCTCGTCACGTCGGCAGGCTCGACCCCGAAGATGCGGGCGCCCACGAACCGGTGCAGGTCCTCCCCCGACTTAAAGGCCTCGATGAGCCCGTCGTCGCCCGACAGGTGCGCCATGATGCGCATCTCGATCTGCGAGTAGTCGGCGGTCAGCAGCCCGTCGAACCCCTCGCTCGCCACGAAGGCCGCGCGAATACGGTGGCCGACCTCGGTACGCACCGGGATGTTCTGCAGGTTGGGGTCGGTCGACGAGATGCGCCCGGTCGTCGTGCCCGTCTGGTCGTAGGTCGTGTGGATGCGGCCGTCGGCCGCGGTAGCAGTCGACAGGGTCTCGACGATCTGCCGCAGCTTCGTCGCGTCGCGGTGCTGCAGCAGCAGACCGAGGAAGGGGTGCGGATGCGCCTCCTGCAGATCGGCGAGGGCTGCCGCGTCAGTCGAGTAGCCCGTCTTCGTCGCACGAGTCTTGGGCATGCCCAGCTCGTCGAAGAGAACCTCTTGCAGCTGCTTCGGCGAGCCGAGGTTGACCTCTCGGCCGATCTCGGCGAAGGCCTGCTGGGCGAGAGCGGCACTCGTTTCGCCGAGCTCGGCGCTGATCGAGTCGAGGGCGGCGCGATCGACGGCGATGCCCGTGCGCTGCATGCGCGCGATCACCGCGGCGGTCGGCAGCTCGATCTCGGTGAGCACGCGCACGCTCGTCTCCGGCAGCGTCTCTCGCTGCTCGGCCACGAGCCGGTGAAGAAACCATGCGACGGTCGCAGGGCTGATGCTCTCGGTATCGGGCACGAGCTGGTTCGGATCAGCCTGCGGCATCGACTCGCCGAGCACGTCGTGCACGAGGTCTGCGAGGTCGTACGACTTCGCACCCGGGCGCTCGAGCCACGCAGCGAGCCGGGTGTCCCACACCACTCCGGCAAGTTCGATGTCGAGGGCCGCGAGCACACTGGTGGCCGTCTTGGCATCGGCGAGCAGCTTGGGGGCGTCGCTCGACAGCCAGGCCTCGAGCGCGGCGTAGTCGGGCCGGTGTGCGGCCCAGTTGACCTGCACCGTCTCGGTCGCGGTCGCCAGCCCGAAGGCCGCGAGCTCGCCATGCGGAGCATCCACCACGACAGCGACCTCGGTGCCCGCTGTCGAGGCCAGCCACTTCGCCAGCTCTTCATCGACGAGGGTGCGAACGGTCGGAAGGTCTGTGCGTGCCTCGGCCTGCACAGGCTCGCCCATGTCGGCTCCCTCGGCCTCGGCGAGCTTCAGCACGCGCTCGGTCAGGGTGCGGAACTGCAGCCGCTCGAACACCTGCTTCACCGCGGCGACATCCATGGGACGACGGTCGAGGTCATGCGGACCGATGGGCAGCTCGAGATCGGTGACGAGCCGGTTGAGGCGGCGATTGCGCTCGGCGCGGTCACGCTGCTCGCGCAGATTCGCGCCGACGACTCCCCCGATCTCGTCGATGTGCTCCCAGATTCCGTCGAGAGAGCCATACTGCGTGATCCACTTCACAGCCGTCTTCTCGCCGACCTTGTCGATGCCGGGCAGATTGTCGCTCGTCTCGCCGACGAGAGCGGCGATCTCGGGGTACTGCTCGGGGTTGATGCCGTAGCGCTCTCGCACAGCCTCGGGGTCGTACCGTTTGAGTTCACTGACCCCCCGGGCATTCGGGTACAGCAGCGTGACGTCGTCGGTGACGAGCTGGATCGTGTCGCGGTCGCCCGAGACCACGAGCACGTGGAAGCCCTCGGCCGCGCCGCGCGTCGCGAGAGTGGCGAGAATGTCGTCGGCCTCGAAATCTTCTTTCGTGAGAGTCGGGATGCTCATGGCCGCAAGCGCCTCCTGCAGCAGCGGCACCTGCCCCACGAACTCGGGCGGCGTCTCGCCGCGCGTGCCCTTGTACTCGGGGTACTCGCGTGTGCGGAACGAGTAGCGCGAGATGTCGAAGGCCACCGCGACGTGCGTCGGCTTCTCTTTCGCCAGCAGGCTCAGGAACATCGAGAGAAAGCCGTGGATGGCGTTGGTGTGCTGCCCGTCGCGCGTGACGAAGCTGTCGATCGGCAGGGCGTAGAACGCGCGGAAGGCGAGCGAGTGGCCGTCGACGATGAGGAGGATAGGCTTTTCTGAGTCCGTCACGCGGCTCAGCCTACTCAGGCGGTCCGACCCTGAAGCCGAAGAATCGGCGCCCTTCGAGGATGCTCTCCATGACTCTGCTGCCCCCCGACCTCGACCCTGAACTCATCGAGCGCCTCGTCGCCACCGGCGGCGGCGATCTGTGCCGCAAGATGGGCATCGAGTTTCACGAGCT
Coding sequences within:
- a CDS encoding DUF885 domain-containing protein translates to MSDSATSRPATDVDAIAEQWVATLVELSPDLATYIGAEGRLDEYQDFSPAGRATYEDAARAALEQLAAATPVDDTDRVTITDLSAELSLDLELAAAGWDQRDLNVLASPAQGIREIFDLMPTATEHDWGIISRKLGNVAGALEGYTETLREGIAAGNTPARRQVTEVLAQARRNAAADGFFPEFAAEAAIEGGEVPESLRADLQRGAAAAAEAYGAFATFLESELAPAAHEHDAVGRELYGLMSRRFLGATIDLDETYEWGIEELARMVEEQTRVAGEILPGASVEEAIAHLEKDPARKLHGRDALKAWMQNLSDTAIAELSRTHFEIPEPVKALECMIAPTAGGAIYYTGPTDDFSRPGRMWWSIPEGVDEFDTWRETTTVYHEGVPGHHLQIGQAVYNRAQLNSWRRLLAGTSGHAEGWALYAERLMEELGYLDDPADRLGMLDGQRMRAARVVLDIGVHLGKIHPETGQVWTSDDAFAFMRKNVNMNDGFVTFEVNRYLGWPGQAPSYKVGQRIWEQIRDAYKAKEGASFSNKVFHKNALDLGGVGLDTLKSALLD
- the polA gene encoding DNA polymerase I, with the protein product MTDSEKPILLIVDGHSLAFRAFYALPIDSFVTRDGQHTNAIHGFLSMFLSLLAKEKPTHVAVAFDISRYSFRTREYPEYKGTRGETPPEFVGQVPLLQEALAAMSIPTLTKEDFEADDILATLATRGAAEGFHVLVVSGDRDTIQLVTDDVTLLYPNARGVSELKRYDPEAVRERYGINPEQYPEIAALVGETSDNLPGIDKVGEKTAVKWITQYGSLDGIWEHIDEIGGVVGANLREQRDRAERNRRLNRLVTDLELPIGPHDLDRRPMDVAAVKQVFERLQFRTLTERVLKLAEAEGADMGEPVQAEARTDLPTVRTLVDEELAKWLASTAGTEVAVVVDAPHGELAAFGLATATETVQVNWAAHRPDYAALEAWLSSDAPKLLADAKTATSVLAALDIELAGVVWDTRLAAWLERPGAKSYDLADLVHDVLGESMPQADPNQLVPDTESISPATVAWFLHRLVAEQRETLPETSVRVLTEIELPTAAVIARMQRTGIAVDRAALDSISAELGETSAALAQQAFAEIGREVNLGSPKQLQEVLFDELGMPKTRATKTGYSTDAAALADLQEAHPHPFLGLLLQHRDATKLRQIVETLSTATAADGRIHTTYDQTGTTTGRISSTDPNLQNIPVRTEVGHRIRAAFVASEGFDGLLTADYSQIEMRIMAHLSGDDGLIEAFKSGEDLHRFVGARIFGVEPADVTSEMRTKVKAMSYGLAYGLSAFGLSKQLRIDSKEAKQLMTDYFARFGAVRDYLRSVVEQARADGYTETIFGRRRPFPDLASPNRVLRDNAERQALNAPIQGSAADIMKIAMIDVAADMAKDSLRSRLLLQVHDELVFEVAPGEHEALESIVRARMGSAAELAVPLEVQVGIGRDWDDAAH